Proteins found in one Mytilus edulis chromosome 2, xbMytEdul2.2, whole genome shotgun sequence genomic segment:
- the LOC139512337 gene encoding uncharacterized protein DDB_G0292186-like, producing MIRNMMIPILIFAFLTVVSGLLHTSHDGTLQCQCTCTPVGNPNEKIFTSGNLNIIDKKTSTNNEQLLLEDNIKMDKEETLPKIAPAKLPVDKPITQFNDIAVSKIKHSLGLGVHRPIYETIKPKEVVKPEIKWSHTASSSSSDVTKNTVEDVTSSLMKNKDIPTSEVLVNKPTIEKISNTQDGQKTVIDQVKSTTDKSLSRTNSNQNTAVNQHIQQRFISSSQDADKVAADIGFVMDGSSLNPILSGGLSGGMGYSSGTGYIVETINKNSPENQAAGKFVQRNSNVQNGQVVSGVLNPSNSKPDEVNSVGGIVKTTSHSTAEKVEIATNEERKTNDQTKFKSRRQMTSSNPKLPPIQAKKPQIDNKNNQKLPTIQEAKKPQMNNNNNNQELPNNQSQKPLISNNNNQNNQKLPNNQFKHKSTNVWNTLNNNVKNNNKQQTVNNEQIRKTRWPNNNQQTDGNMWNKQQMKPFQIQRDLKHGVLSNNNNQWGNSNNWGTTQDPFGTMNMDPLLFLGQHQFK from the exons ATG ATACGAAATATGATGATCCCCATTCTTATCTTCGCCTTTTTGACAGTGGTCAGTGGACTTTTACATACGTCACATGATGGAACATTACAATGCCAATGTACGTGCACTCCTGTTGGAAATCCTAACGAAAAAATATTCACTAGTGGGAATCttaatataattgataaaaagaCAAGCACTAACAATGAACAATTACTCTTGGAAGATAATATTAAAATGGATAAAGAGGAAACATTACCAAAAATTGCCCCTGCTAAATTGCCTGTTGATAAACCTATTACACAATTTAATGATATAGCAGTTTCTAAAATCAAACATTCTCTTGGTTTAGGAGTACATAGACCGATCTATGAAACTATTAAACCTAAAGAAGTAGTAAAACCTGAAATCAAATGGTCACATACTGCAAGTTCAAGTTCAAGCGACGTTACCAAGAATACAGTCGAAGATGTAACAAGTAGTTTAATGAAAAATAAGGATATACCCACAAGCGAGGTACTTGTTAATAAACCTAcaatagaaaaaatatcaaatactcAAGACGGTCAGAAAACTGTTATTGATCAAGTAAAATCAACAACTGACAAAAGTTTGTCTCGTACCAACAGTAATCAAAATACAGCAGTAAATCAGCACATACAACAAAGATTCATTTCATCAAGTCAGGATGCAGACAAAGTTGCTGCAGATATAGGTTTTGTCATGGATGGATCTTCACTGAATCCAATACTAAGTGGTGGTTTGTCTGGTGGAATGGGATATTCCTCTGGAACTGGGTATATCGTTGAGACTATAAACAAGAACAGCCCAGAAAATCAAGCAGCAGGAAAGTTTGTCCAGCGCAACTCAAATGTACAAAATGGGCAGGTTGTATCAGGAGTTTTGAATCCTTCAAATTCAAAACCAGATGAAGTAAATTCTGTTGGTGGTATTGTGAAAACCACTTCTCATTCAACCGCTGAAAAAGTTGAGATTGCAACAAATGAAGAAAGAAAAACGAACGATCAAACCAAGTTTAAAAGCAGGCGACAAATGACTAGTAGTAATCCAAAACTACCACCTATCCAGGCGAAAAAGCcacaaattgacaataaaaataatcaaaaactaCCAACTATCCAGGAGGCTAAAAAGCCACAAatgaacaataataataataatcaagaaCTACCAAATAACCAGAGTCAAAAGCCACTAAttagtaataataataatcaaaataatcaaaaactACCAAATAACCAGTTTAAGCATAAGTCAACTAACGTATGGAATACCCTTAAcaacaatgttaaaaataacaacaaacagCAAACGGTGAATAATGAACAGATCAGGAAAACAAGATGGCCAAATAACAACCAACAGACAGATGGAAATATGTGGAACAAACAACAAATGAAACCGTTCCAGATTCAGCGGGATCTCAAGCATGGAGTGCTGAGTAATAACAATAACCAGTGGGGTAATAGTAACAATTGGGGAACTACTCAAGATCCGTTCGGAACAATGAATATGGATCCATTACTGTTTCTTGGTCAACATCAATTTAAATGA
- the LOC139510586 gene encoding homeobox protein 2-like, translating into MFLSIFLLLSFSISTRGIIINGMQCQCTCTDPDYPNQKISINGNLNEKTNNLDSIKISVKTTDASTRTPLITREAQQLSTKTQNRKEKLNAVITESKSNTKAKQTIDVVKKTATDKKKSTNEIKAPKLNNVWDVFGKKPKKKEKTNAVVDKNVWSMFSTAPKNNNNNNNGNAPGHQQFNNRQSTNYFDQNNNMGMHRNQMNGNNNNNNQWQTQNRNNGNNNNPNNGNMNNNNQWRNGNTNNNQQWNQNNNNNNNNQPQWNPNNNNNNNNQQQWNPNNNNNNNNNQQQWNPNNNNNNQQQWNQNNKNNNQPWKRKNNNQRWSGNNNINNRPWNGNNNNNNQPWNRNNKNRRSRNEATTTMNPLDTAEALFGTSEVDPAILEILANPRKFNL; encoded by the coding sequence ATGTTTCTAAGTATTTTTCTTCTCTTAAGTTTTTCAATTTCAACACGAGGGATAATAATAAATGGAATGCAATGTCAGTGCACGTGTACTGATCCTGATTATCCAAACCAAAAGATCAGTATCAACGGAAAtctaaacgagaaaactaataatCTAGATTCAATTAAAATCTCGGTGAAAACCACTGATGCATCAACAAGAACACCATTAATAACAAGAGAAGCACAACAGTTgtcaacaaaaacacaaaataggAAAGAAAAACTAAATGCTGTTATTACAGAATCAAAATCTAATACGAAAGCAAAACAAACTATTGACGTTGTGAAAAAAACGGCaaccgataaaaaaaaatccacaaacgAAATTAAAGCTCCAAAGCTTAACAATGTATGGGATGTATTTGGAAAGAAACcgaaaaagaaagagaaaacgAATGCAGTTGTTGATAAGAACGTATGGAGTATGTTTTCAACGGCCCcgaaaaataacaataacaacaacaatgGAAACGCCCCCGGTCATCAGCAGTTTAACAATAGGCAAAGTACCAATTACTTCGACCAGAACAATAATATGGGAATGCATCGAAATCAAATGAACGGaaacaataataataacaatCAGTGGCAGACACAGAACAGAAATAATGGTAATAATAACAACCCTAACAATGGTAATATGAACAATAACAACCAGTGGAGAAATGGAAACACCAATAATAATCAACAATGGAATCaaaacaacaataataataacaataaccaACCACAATGGAATccaaacaacaacaataataataataaccaaCAACAATGGAATccaaacaacaacaataataataataataaccaaCAACAATGGAATccaaacaacaacaataataaccAACAACAATggaatcaaaataacaaaaacaataatcaACCATGGAAAAGAAAGAACAATAATCAGCGATGGAGCggaaataataatattaataatcgACCGTGGAATGGaaacaacaataataataatcaacCATGGAACCGAAACAATAAAAATCGTCGTTCCAGGAACGAGGCAACAACCACAATGAATCCACTAGACACTGCAGAAGCACtctttggtacatctgaagtagATCCTGCGATACTAGAGATACTGGCTAACCCGAGGAAATTCAATCTATAA
- the LOC139510886 gene encoding uncharacterized protein DDB_G0287625-like: MQCQCTCTDPEIPNQKVDTDGNLKVKTNSQKTINVKTADITTSSQNLTKDKQQMSTENKKEKTISVSKDLISRIKGDKTSGVVNYNKNINDKSNNSVHKNKKGQKTSDYVQIGPTYGAGKKYPMSSHGYIVPLNDKTIVPANPNKQEIGNKIAKNEKDIIQMFKSELDIIGKKQTQKKKSNTDNNVTTRDSTAPKNNNNNNNGNFLGNNRPFNINRNNGNNNDNNNQWQTQNRNNGNNNNPNNGKNNNNNQLRKGNNNNNQQWNQSNNNNNNQQWNQNNNNNNNNQQQWNSNNNNNNNYNNNNNNNQQWNQNDNNNNKNNQQLNQNNKVNQPQIQNNNKVQQWNQNNKQNQPLKPKYSKNDVDKLWKTMGSLIVSRLQSMSQPSSQRTRKNGRSFPNESSRNQRRRRKKKVGTTMSPHDMAEEMFGTSEVDPVILEMLAKSNKNKFQL; this comes from the coding sequence ATGCAATGTCAGTGTACGTGTACTGATCCTGAAATTCCAAACCAAAAAGTCGATACCGACGGAAATCTTAAGGTCAAAACTAACAGTCAAAAGACAATCAACGTCAAAACCGCTGACATTACAACTAGTTCACAAAATCTGACTAAAGATAAACAACAGATGTCAACAGAAAATAAGAAAGAGAAAACAATTTCGGTCAGTAAGGATCTAATATCTCGTATAAAGGGAGACAAAACAAGTGGTGTTGtgaattataataaaaacattaacGACAAAAGTAACAATTCagtacataaaaataaaaaaggacaaaagACTAGTGATTATGTACAAATTGGTCCTACGTATGGTGCGGGGAAAAAGTATCCTATGTCAAGTCATGGATATATTGTACcattaaatgacaaaacaatagTGCCAGCGAATCCAAACAAACAAGAAATTGgcaataaaattgcaaaaaacgaaaaagatataattcaaatgtttaaaagCGAATTGGATATAATTGGAAAGAAACAGACgcaaaaaaagaaatcaaatacaGATAACAACGTAACGACTAGAGATTCGACTGCACctaaaaacaataataacaacaatAATGGAAACTTTCTCGGTAACAATCGACCATTTAACATTAACCGGAATAACGGGAATAATAATGATAACAACAATCAGTGGCAGACACAGAACAGAAATAATGGCAATAATAATAACCCTAACAATggtaaaaataacaataataaccaGCTAAGGAAAGGAAACAACAATAATAATCAACAATGGAATCAAAGCAACAACAATAATAACAACCAACAATGGAatcaaaacaacaacaataataacaATAACCAACAACAATGGAATTcaaacaacaacaataacaataattataataataataataataataaccaaCAATGGAACCAAAACgacaataacaataataaaaataaccaACAATTGAATCAAAACAATAAGGTTAATCAGCCACAGATTCAAAACAACAATAAGGTCCAACAATGgaatcaaaacaataaacaaaatcagCCACTGAAACCTAAATATAGTAAAAATGACGTTGATAAGCTATGGAAAACAATGGGATCCTTAATAGTCAGTAGACTACAAAGTATGTCTCAACCATCATCACAGCGAACAAGAAAAAATGGTCGATCATTCCCAAATGAATCATCTCGAAATCAGAGGAGAAGAAGAAAGAAAAAGGTTGGAACGACAATGAGTCCGCACGATATGGCAGAAGAAATGTTTGGGACATCTGAAGTAGATCCTGTAATATTAGAAATGCTGGCTAAGTCTAACAAGAATAAATTTCAGTTATAA